A stretch of the Thermofilum adornatum genome encodes the following:
- a CDS encoding PD-(D/E)XK nuclease family protein, translating into MSSQLKQRFLRLLKEDEEFRYAVAGLLGLEEILKRLDKHEEQLVKLREDFNKLREDMNRGFELIERRISALGARWGIQTGEAFREALKGILEKEFGVKLERWITEDNEGIVYDYPSEVEIDIAIKDGKTILIEISSHIKPSDIPTFKRKAQLYEKTTGKKPDRLIIVTPYADEKALEIAKKLGIEIYTKT; encoded by the coding sequence ATGAGCTCCCAGCTCAAGCAGAGATTCCTAAGGCTCCTAAAGGAGGACGAAGAGTTCAGATACGCCGTAGCCGGCCTCCTCGGCCTAGAAGAAATACTAAAAAGGCTGGACAAACATGAGGAACAACTTGTCAAGCTAAGAGAAGATTTCAATAAACTAAGAGAAGACATGAATAGGGGATTTGAACTCATCGAAAGAAGGATATCTGCTCTTGGGGCAAGATGGGGAATTCAGACAGGGGAAGCATTCAGAGAGGCACTAAAGGGAATACTAGAGAAAGAATTCGGCGTAAAGTTAGAGAGATGGATCACAGAGGACAACGAAGGTATAGTCTACGATTACCCAAGCGAGGTAGAAATAGACATAGCCATAAAGGACGGCAAAACCATCCTAATAGAGATATCTTCCCACATAAAGCCATCCGACATACCAACCTTCAAGAGAAAAGCCCAACTCTACGAGAAAACAACTGGCAAAAAGCCAGACAGACTAATAATCGTCACCCCCTACGCCGACGAAAAAGCCCTAGAAATAGCTAAAAAATTAGGAATAGAGATATACACAAAGACATAG
- a CDS encoding thioesterase family protein, whose product MSQGETFSRLYTVSREHIAKHVSLEGTGILSTPSMIAFMEEASRIFLDGKLPESQTTVGVHIDVYHVAPALLGSQVEIRGRVLRDTGKRVVLWLEAWCGETLIGYAVHERAVIDKKEYASRIISMIATKMGG is encoded by the coding sequence ATGAGCCAAGGAGAAACCTTTAGCAGGTTATATACAGTTTCCCGCGAACACATTGCAAAACATGTCTCCCTAGAGGGGACAGGAATACTTTCTACGCCAAGCATGATAGCATTCATGGAGGAGGCTAGCAGGATATTTCTCGACGGCAAGCTACCCGAGAGCCAGACCACCGTAGGAGTACACATCGATGTCTACCACGTTGCCCCAGCCCTACTCGGCTCGCAGGTCGAGATACGTGGCAGGGTCCTGCGTGACACCGGGAAAAGAGTGGTCTTGTGGCTGGAGGCGTGGTGCGGAGAAACGCTTATAGGCTATGCTGTCCATGAGAGGGCGGTAATAGACAAGAAAGAATATGCAAGCAGGATTATCTCGATGATAGCTACAAAGATGGGCGGATAG
- a CDS encoding tagaturonate epimerase family protein yields MMYLGKIPRPGIGIRIPEIVLPEVVEASRRLAMFSTVMLSFNRETAPKNYIESRDPRFFYFGHTGTSISSYVSMARDYSGRLGVPLEVEADHVTIMGSVERALKKIAGVKVEEPITDGEAEESIRYIREELREAREAGGVDFATIDTCDLIDFSVDKAPLSDVEARYEELFGADERKKLEERYVGTHCFLGDDRHVCLNFTRQDVLRLAVKFWRSLEYASRVYSLILNENGYAPGIEVAFDETPFESNPLEVYFYLSELLSRGVRVDFIAPNIGFKKREDYSGRLDQLYEAVSTLHSIVSSMNVYLSIHSGSGSNPYTDKGFGVWATLARATRGRVKYKMSGVFIQLLLEVMAGFPAGSKTRRLYEEIYDAVVDHLARTVESRGALYSSELEAMLEKYRSSRDSYNPRHDLFRHYFYVFQAVRDDKGARWLREELVEHYFACEELRRRYSAEMQRLLERLAYTFNYAGSALRYRAISLGGK; encoded by the coding sequence ATGATGTATTTAGGGAAAATTCCTAGGCCTGGGATTGGCATAAGGATTCCTGAGATTGTTTTGCCTGAGGTCGTAGAGGCTTCTCGGCGGCTAGCAATGTTTTCTACGGTTATGCTTTCCTTTAACAGGGAGACCGCGCCCAAGAATTACATCGAGTCTAGGGATCCAAGGTTCTTTTATTTTGGCCACACGGGGACAAGTATTTCTAGCTATGTGTCCATGGCTAGAGATTATTCTGGGAGGCTTGGCGTCCCATTGGAGGTAGAGGCTGACCACGTAACGATAATGGGTTCTGTCGAGAGGGCACTAAAAAAGATAGCAGGTGTTAAGGTTGAGGAGCCTATAACTGACGGTGAGGCTGAAGAGTCGATTAGGTACATTCGGGAAGAACTACGGGAAGCCAGGGAGGCAGGCGGGGTAGACTTCGCGACTATCGATACATGCGACTTGATTGATTTCTCTGTGGACAAGGCGCCTTTAAGTGACGTGGAGGCTAGGTACGAGGAGCTTTTTGGTGCAGACGAGAGGAAAAAGCTTGAAGAAAGATATGTTGGTACTCATTGTTTCCTGGGAGATGACAGGCATGTATGTCTCAACTTTACGAGGCAAGATGTTTTGCGTCTAGCTGTAAAGTTCTGGAGGAGCTTGGAATACGCTTCTCGGGTTTACAGCTTGATTTTAAATGAGAACGGCTATGCCCCAGGCATAGAGGTGGCCTTTGACGAGACGCCTTTCGAGAGCAACCCGTTGGAGGTTTATTTTTACCTCTCTGAGCTTTTATCCCGTGGCGTGAGGGTAGACTTCATTGCCCCAAACATTGGTTTCAAGAAGCGGGAAGACTACTCCGGCCGGCTTGACCAGCTCTACGAAGCTGTTTCAACCCTGCACAGCATTGTCTCAAGCATGAATGTCTACCTCTCTATTCATAGCGGTAGCGGTAGCAACCCATACACAGACAAGGGATTCGGTGTCTGGGCCACGCTGGCGAGGGCTACGCGTGGAAGAGTCAAGTATAAGATGTCTGGCGTATTTATCCAGCTACTACTAGAGGTCATGGCGGGTTTCCCAGCGGGCTCGAAGACTCGTAGGCTTTACGAAGAGATATATGACGCGGTCGTTGATCACCTAGCTAGGACTGTGGAATCTAGGGGGGCTCTATACTCTAGCGAGCTAGAGGCGATGCTTGAGAAGTATAGGTCTTCTAGGGACAGCTATAATCCAAGGCACGACCTGTTTAGGCACTACTTCTATGTTTTCCAGGCTGTTAGGGACGACAAGGGGGCAAGGTGGCTAAGGGAAGAGCTTGTAGAGCACTATTTTGCTTGTGAGGAATTAAGGAGAAGGTATTCTGCAGAGATGCAGAGGCTACTCGAGAGGCTTGCATATACTTTTAACTATGCCGGTAGTGCTCTTAGATATAGAGCGATAAGCCTGGGAGGAAAATAG
- a CDS encoding cytochrome ubiquinol oxidase subunit I: MNPPALFLGLVFGIHIVAVNVGIALATVIPFLKRRAAKTGDKALEEAARGLFKIYAVTYGLAGVMGTAFTVFLVSFYPEFVGIAGNITMIPFGISIVSILFHFFAIVSYWYGWGRFTESLHDMVGWLLTITAYTIPLGFRAVFAFLNTPAGLILEPKPSLNVVDALLNPTFLPLYLKSVTGALTFGFLFIAGVLAWKGLRQELSQVEKGLYMDSIKIALMGLIAMMFLGPWYALALVNVPVKFNNIFAGLGAALNAPTFSSYAWLFIVKMILVLIQAVVLLYLLAPIKGTDILFSQNGYKATIIGAVAAGLTVLTGEYLNAFSQYPFFVANAPLIADKLPEPYKTILTRALNLENVSPLAQDPSLYLVTVIGVTILLAATGYLLYVVFFKANNH; this comes from the coding sequence ATGAATCCGCCAGCACTCTTCCTGGGACTGGTCTTCGGGATACACATAGTAGCAGTCAACGTCGGAATAGCCCTAGCCACAGTGATCCCGTTCCTAAAGCGTAGAGCCGCCAAAACCGGAGACAAAGCACTAGAGGAGGCCGCGCGTGGGCTCTTCAAGATTTACGCTGTTACCTATGGACTTGCAGGCGTTATGGGGACAGCATTCACGGTCTTCCTTGTCAGCTTCTACCCAGAATTCGTAGGGATAGCAGGCAACATAACGATGATACCCTTCGGTATATCCATTGTCTCGATCCTCTTCCACTTCTTCGCCATAGTCTCCTACTGGTACGGGTGGGGCAGGTTCACTGAGAGCCTCCACGACATGGTAGGCTGGCTACTAACGATAACCGCATACACCATACCACTCGGATTCAGGGCTGTCTTCGCTTTCCTAAACACTCCAGCAGGCCTTATCCTCGAGCCCAAGCCAAGCCTAAACGTCGTAGATGCTTTGCTCAACCCCACCTTCCTGCCACTATACCTCAAAAGCGTCACGGGCGCGCTTACCTTCGGCTTCCTATTTATAGCTGGTGTGCTTGCATGGAAAGGCTTGAGACAGGAGCTGAGCCAGGTCGAGAAGGGCCTATATATGGACAGCATAAAAATAGCACTCATGGGACTAATAGCAATGATGTTCCTGGGTCCGTGGTACGCCCTCGCCCTCGTAAACGTCCCGGTAAAGTTCAACAACATCTTCGCAGGTCTAGGAGCCGCCCTAAACGCTCCAACGTTTTCTAGCTACGCATGGCTATTCATAGTAAAAATGATACTAGTCCTGATACAGGCAGTAGTCCTACTCTACCTTCTGGCCCCAATAAAAGGCACGGATATCCTCTTCTCTCAAAATGGATACAAAGCGACAATAATTGGAGCCGTAGCCGCAGGTCTTACGGTGCTTACAGGGGAGTACCTCAACGCATTCAGCCAGTACCCATTCTTCGTCGCGAACGCCCCACTAATTGCCGACAAGTTGCCAGAGCCATATAAGACCATCCTCACAAGGGCGTTGAACCTAGAAAACGTGAGCCCACTTGCACAAGACCCCTCACTCTACCTGGTAACAGTAATAGGCGTCACTATACTCCTGGCAGCCACAGGATACCTACTATACGTTGTATTCTTCAAGGCAAACAACCACTAA
- a CDS encoding TIGR00304 family membrane protein, translating to MEPLIWLFYALLVAGMLLILVGFLVMAFSGLRRGGEAEAGGVLMIGPLPIIFGSSPEAAKKASLLALLLMLLFFFFVLALRLVGVSTGI from the coding sequence ATGGAGCCACTCATATGGCTGTTTTACGCATTGCTTGTAGCGGGCATGCTTTTGATACTGGTGGGCTTCCTAGTTATGGCCTTCTCGGGCCTGAGGAGAGGCGGCGAGGCCGAGGCTGGGGGCGTATTGATGATTGGCCCGTTGCCCATTATCTTTGGCTCTAGCCCTGAGGCGGCGAAGAAGGCTTCCCTGCTTGCACTCCTGTTGATGCTCCTGTTTTTCTTTTTTGTATTGGCGTTGAGGCTGGTTGGGGTGTCTACGGGGATATGA
- a CDS encoding AbrB/MazE/SpoVT family DNA-binding domain-containing protein: MVKLRLKVGPKGQVVIPKVLREKYGIRENGYVLVEARENELAIVRAPGIEETLEWIRQRREKLRAKQAKLGELAELDLEEEFNEDLC, from the coding sequence ATGGTTAAACTTAGGCTGAAGGTGGGTCCAAAGGGTCAGGTAGTTATCCCAAAGGTCTTGCGGGAGAAGTACGGCATTAGGGAAAACGGCTACGTCCTAGTGGAGGCTAGGGAGAACGAGCTCGCTATAGTGAGGGCACCGGGCATCGAGGAGACCCTTGAATGGATCAGGCAGAGGAGAGAAAAGCTTAGGGCGAAACAAGCCAAGCTAGGAGAGCTCGCGGAACTAGACCTCGAGGAAGAGTTCAATGAAGATCTTTGCTGA
- a CDS encoding cytochrome ubiquinol oxidase subunit I has product MNLLEQYFSYPAAPERIISIIGIELHWILLQYTLGLPFAILVLLLLYKKTGNQNWLKLARTATKALGINFALGAASGTLVEFGLVVVWPNVLEAAGRYIYYPLYLEIFAFLTEIVFVYLLVFGWNKLSTNAKIIVAFLAMFGAWFSAAMIVSVNSYMVAPTGIVSAYNPQTGWTYSQGYPKVLLVVPSDLVGALDVAKLQSLGMEVVGQMGNGVAVYMPSKIVARLAYEAWSMKTVGDSVLALVVKPEALPAIKGLLVKDVVDKILVETVRTVGYTTVTFQSPVYLGSILHSIGAALTVTGFTFAGAFALLMLLTKKKTAYYMDDLKFGVYFSLVAILLQGAVFGHTMGEEIAQYNPEKLAAMEGTSNQILSIPRTFGIEGLMKLIIYGNPNAQLPGYDQIPVDYCSLMGVPNIPDCRPPLILHYLYYTKTGLAILLGLLSLAVAVMLWMKKEPGNIWLWSLAASPVIAHLVSFLGWGVREMGRKPWTIYGVMTVDVARTANPVDPLTYAVVGLLFIAVLALQVYAAWRLLFVPSLRGEEE; this is encoded by the coding sequence ATGAACCTCCTAGAACAATATTTTAGCTATCCAGCGGCTCCAGAAAGAATTATTTCAATCATCGGCATCGAGCTCCACTGGATCCTGCTCCAATACACACTAGGACTGCCCTTTGCCATACTTGTCCTACTACTCCTGTATAAGAAAACCGGGAACCAGAACTGGCTAAAACTTGCTAGGACGGCCACAAAGGCTCTTGGAATAAACTTTGCCCTCGGCGCCGCATCCGGCACACTAGTTGAGTTTGGGCTAGTCGTTGTGTGGCCAAACGTTCTTGAGGCGGCTGGACGATACATCTATTACCCACTATACCTCGAGATCTTCGCTTTCCTAACAGAGATCGTCTTCGTATACCTCCTAGTGTTCGGCTGGAACAAGCTCTCGACGAACGCAAAGATAATAGTAGCCTTCCTTGCAATGTTTGGGGCATGGTTCAGCGCAGCAATGATCGTCAGCGTAAACAGCTACATGGTGGCCCCAACGGGAATCGTCTCAGCATATAACCCGCAGACGGGATGGACGTATAGCCAGGGCTATCCCAAGGTGCTCCTCGTAGTCCCAAGCGACCTTGTCGGGGCACTAGACGTCGCAAAGCTACAGTCTTTAGGCATGGAGGTAGTCGGGCAAATGGGCAACGGGGTAGCAGTATACATGCCCTCAAAGATAGTAGCTAGGCTTGCGTATGAGGCTTGGAGCATGAAGACAGTTGGAGACAGCGTCCTAGCCCTTGTCGTGAAGCCCGAAGCACTCCCTGCAATTAAGGGTCTCCTCGTGAAGGACGTCGTGGACAAGATACTTGTAGAGACAGTCAGGACTGTCGGCTACACAACGGTGACTTTCCAGTCCCCAGTCTACCTTGGAAGCATCCTGCACTCGATAGGTGCAGCCCTAACAGTCACTGGCTTCACGTTCGCCGGGGCCTTTGCCCTCCTTATGCTCCTCACAAAGAAAAAGACCGCATACTACATGGACGACCTCAAGTTTGGCGTTTACTTCTCTCTTGTAGCTATACTCCTCCAGGGCGCCGTCTTCGGGCACACAATGGGAGAGGAGATAGCACAATACAACCCAGAGAAACTAGCAGCCATGGAGGGCACAAGCAACCAGATACTAAGCATTCCTAGGACTTTCGGGATAGAGGGGCTAATGAAACTAATAATCTACGGGAACCCCAACGCCCAGCTACCAGGCTACGACCAGATACCAGTGGACTATTGTAGCCTCATGGGCGTCCCCAACATTCCTGACTGCAGGCCTCCGCTCATCTTACACTACCTCTACTATACCAAAACAGGACTAGCAATTCTCCTTGGACTCCTCTCACTAGCTGTGGCTGTAATGCTTTGGATGAAGAAGGAACCTGGAAATATCTGGCTCTGGAGCCTCGCCGCCTCGCCAGTAATTGCCCATTTGGTATCTTTCCTTGGCTGGGGTGTCAGGGAAATGGGCAGAAAGCCTTGGACAATATACGGGGTAATGACCGTTGACGTTGCGAGGACAGCTAACCCCGTCGATCCACTAACCTATGCAGTAGTAGGCCTATTGTTCATCGCAGTCTTGGCTCTGCAGGTATACGCGGCTTGGAGACTCCTATTCGTTCCAAGTCTGAGAGGTGAGGAAGAATGA
- a CDS encoding hydrogenase maturation protease: protein MLSSDRHRLDEIEEQLRQLYLKKPVLVFLGNPLRGDDKVGLLIGRRFIRVSRYPYLVICWKGIENCTSKIKQMNRGSLLIVDAVYASLAPGTIIFAGQGEVDENFLASTHSLPLSILSEVLKLEFHVLGIQVENTEIDQPVSPSVLRAARMVLQLLKKTFG from the coding sequence GTGTTGTCAAGCGATAGACACAGGCTGGATGAGATAGAGGAACAGCTTAGACAGCTATACTTAAAGAAGCCTGTCCTGGTTTTTCTCGGAAACCCTCTGAGGGGCGACGACAAGGTTGGCCTGCTAATAGGTAGGAGATTCATTAGAGTTTCCAGGTATCCCTACCTAGTTATATGTTGGAAGGGTATAGAAAACTGCACCTCCAAGATTAAGCAGATGAACAGGGGAAGCCTCCTCATTGTAGATGCCGTCTATGCCAGCCTGGCTCCCGGAACGATAATATTTGCTGGGCAAGGCGAAGTAGACGAGAACTTTTTGGCTTCAACACATAGTCTTCCCTTGAGCATTTTAAGTGAAGTACTTAAATTGGAGTTTCACGTGCTGGGCATACAGGTCGAGAATACAGAGATAGACCAGCCTGTGTCCCCAAGCGTGCTTAGAGCTGCTAGAATGGTTTTGCAGTTACTGAAGAAGACATTCGGCTAG
- a CDS encoding DHHA1 domain-containing protein: MDTVILAHGDADGVTSAAIAKSIYRDAEVYFTHPVGLLGDLREFALGKELVIIQDIAIDERNLEELLQLLGSIDSRIIYIDHHPDNGAVDRLKSTGVTVVHEEGASAAELSYRFLNPPREMSRVAVYGAIGDHMMSTPWYLEMLETWDVKTLFFEAGTLVLALEAIGRNYEEKRKLVQYLAENKLPSQDPQLVEKAALQSRLNEELRLRVAKEAIVLGNVAYIIDPGGSLGTAAFYARVEKNVKVGVAVEKRKDLCVMSLRSTSQVDLNTLLRKIAVELGGHGGGHRQAAGARIPCSNLGSFLEKLAKHV; encoded by the coding sequence GTGGATACTGTCATCCTGGCGCATGGGGACGCTGATGGCGTAACTTCTGCCGCTATAGCGAAGAGCATCTATAGGGATGCAGAGGTCTACTTCACACATCCCGTCGGTCTGCTCGGAGACCTGAGGGAGTTCGCCCTCGGCAAAGAGCTCGTAATAATCCAGGACATAGCTATCGACGAGCGGAACCTAGAAGAGTTGCTACAGCTATTAGGCTCCATTGATTCCAGGATAATCTATATTGATCACCACCCAGACAATGGTGCGGTGGACAGGCTTAAAAGCACAGGAGTGACAGTTGTACACGAGGAGGGGGCTTCTGCGGCGGAGCTGTCCTATAGGTTTCTTAATCCTCCACGTGAAATGAGCAGGGTAGCAGTCTACGGCGCGATAGGCGACCACATGATGTCTACCCCATGGTACCTTGAAATGCTCGAAACCTGGGACGTCAAGACACTCTTCTTCGAAGCTGGTACACTTGTTTTGGCTCTAGAGGCAATAGGGAGAAACTACGAAGAGAAAAGAAAACTTGTCCAGTATCTAGCAGAAAACAAGCTCCCATCACAAGACCCACAACTAGTTGAAAAGGCAGCCCTACAGAGCAGGCTAAACGAGGAGCTTAGGCTACGCGTAGCGAAAGAGGCCATCGTCCTGGGAAACGTTGCTTACATAATAGACCCTGGGGGAAGCCTCGGCACAGCTGCTTTCTATGCAAGGGTCGAGAAAAACGTGAAGGTCGGCGTCGCAGTAGAAAAGAGGAAAGACCTCTGCGTCATGAGCCTTAGGTCAACAAGCCAGGTAGACCTCAACACTTTGCTCAGAAAAATAGCTGTAGAGCTTGGAGGCCACGGCGGAGGACACCGACAAGCGGCCGGTGCAAGGATACCGTGCTCCAACCTTGGAAGCTTCCTAGAGAAGCTAGCCAAACATGTCTAA
- a CDS encoding ATP-binding protein, which translates to MKLGIVVWTEGVTVKFRIAQEAVVERGMLVKVEDKGRTYILKVVDFKPESLLTPAEIAIISSKADKGEAVQLRERDLRLYDTAISTIVAQIDMDGEVHGPSSVPSLFAVVEELEEEDLKALRLHTGDIPIGKIRFGHNVIDVDVTLDGSKTIPHHVLVVGGTGAGKSNFGRVLAGSILHTAGKYSLVIFDCESEYLLGSKPGEMGLAHLPFSEEYLFLVSDRVQRPGRIRIELPELGEERSIPAYPLKMDITRLRPSDFTLTGEFSGPQEELLWMAYKQFGEEWVHYLLSGEGRALYSRLGRMSGVNTINVAKRKVKYLTGEGDIFCRDCGYDLAGTVLSMIAKGRVVLIETPFATEGEEKLLATVVAERIFRAYEKMRKELPDKWSQLPPVLIMVEEAHRYLGSHVLGGKGEIRENIFSIIAKRGRKYKVGGLYITQMPSELMETVVRQSLTKIILSLPTRPDYSTIINHSPYLDDAEAEIKTLDRGEAVVISQPSGFRLAVSTRIYQFEEYAQRLIREEKLALQQRTAEVSNV; encoded by the coding sequence TTGAAGCTCGGAATAGTAGTGTGGACCGAGGGGGTGACGGTAAAGTTTAGGATAGCGCAGGAAGCCGTTGTCGAGAGGGGCATGCTGGTAAAAGTCGAAGACAAGGGGAGAACATACATACTCAAGGTTGTAGACTTCAAGCCAGAAAGCCTGCTTACTCCGGCAGAAATAGCGATCATAAGTAGCAAGGCAGACAAGGGCGAAGCCGTACAGCTCCGCGAGAGGGACCTTAGGCTATACGACACAGCCATCTCAACAATCGTTGCACAGATAGACATGGACGGGGAAGTCCACGGGCCAAGCAGTGTCCCCTCGCTGTTTGCCGTCGTAGAAGAGCTGGAGGAAGAAGACCTAAAGGCTCTGAGGCTACACACGGGGGACATACCCATAGGCAAGATACGCTTCGGCCACAACGTTATAGACGTAGACGTCACCCTCGACGGCTCAAAGACGATACCCCACCACGTACTAGTAGTGGGAGGAACGGGGGCAGGCAAAAGCAACTTTGGAAGAGTACTAGCGGGCTCGATTCTCCACACTGCTGGCAAATACAGCCTCGTCATATTTGACTGTGAAAGCGAGTACCTACTAGGTTCAAAGCCCGGCGAAATGGGGCTCGCGCACCTCCCCTTCTCAGAGGAGTACCTCTTCCTCGTCTCAGACAGGGTTCAGAGGCCAGGCAGAATCAGGATAGAGCTTCCTGAGCTGGGAGAAGAGAGGAGCATACCGGCCTACCCACTCAAGATGGACATAACGCGTCTAAGGCCAAGCGACTTCACCCTCACGGGAGAGTTCTCTGGGCCGCAGGAAGAGCTCCTCTGGATGGCATACAAACAGTTCGGGGAAGAGTGGGTCCACTACCTCTTGTCTGGAGAGGGAAGGGCGCTCTACTCAAGGCTTGGGAGAATGTCTGGAGTAAACACTATAAACGTGGCAAAGAGAAAGGTAAAGTACCTCACCGGTGAGGGAGACATATTCTGCAGGGACTGCGGCTACGACCTTGCGGGCACCGTGCTGTCGATGATTGCAAAGGGACGCGTGGTCCTCATAGAGACCCCCTTCGCCACGGAGGGCGAAGAAAAGCTCCTGGCAACCGTGGTTGCGGAGAGGATATTCCGGGCATACGAGAAAATGAGGAAAGAGCTCCCAGACAAGTGGAGCCAGCTCCCCCCAGTCTTGATAATGGTAGAGGAGGCCCACAGGTACCTAGGCTCCCACGTCCTGGGCGGGAAGGGCGAGATAAGGGAAAACATCTTCTCGATAATAGCCAAGCGTGGAAGAAAGTACAAGGTTGGAGGCCTCTACATCACACAGATGCCAAGCGAGCTCATGGAGACGGTCGTGAGACAGTCCCTAACAAAGATAATCCTCTCCCTCCCAACGAGGCCCGACTACTCTACCATAATAAACCACAGCCCATACCTAGACGACGCAGAGGCAGAAATAAAGACACTAGACAGGGGAGAAGCAGTAGTAATCAGCCAGCCAAGCGGGTTCAGGCTAGCAGTATCCACCAGGATCTACCAGTTCGAAGAATACGCCCAAAGGCTGATACGCGAAGAAAAACTAGCACTACAACAGCGGACGGCCGAAGTCTCTAACGTTTGA
- a CDS encoding DUF3267 domain-containing protein, with protein sequence MSAECRINVLEYLGAVLGLSVFMGVGWLYLLSLTGMSSLQSINYPFVPLVLAVVLTVVVHEGTHAVIAKILGAKKIKAGIFKYGAYVAVEDPLPRDKWVIVALAPLIISPITLLLAYLSGGIFRDTLIQASIINFVGSSGDIVLVLFSLTTSRDTLIRDEGAAIVYRGKCPDMSRARKIRALAPAGLALFLMLTIVLPILMFAAQFSLQRADRAKEILQDKGTMTVDLFGLVEARASLVDTPSGKVISYTAEPKPLYFALALLVSLIAGYIGWLAEKRRVREQK encoded by the coding sequence ATGTCTGCTGAGTGTAGGATCAACGTTTTAGAATACCTCGGAGCAGTCCTAGGACTCTCTGTTTTCATGGGGGTTGGCTGGCTATACCTGTTGTCACTCACAGGTATGTCTTCCCTACAGTCTATAAACTATCCTTTTGTCCCATTGGTTCTAGCGGTAGTTCTAACAGTTGTTGTACACGAGGGGACACATGCAGTCATTGCGAAGATCCTCGGCGCAAAGAAGATAAAGGCCGGAATATTCAAGTACGGTGCATACGTGGCTGTAGAGGATCCCCTGCCAAGAGACAAATGGGTAATAGTTGCATTGGCACCGCTAATAATTTCCCCCATAACATTGCTCCTAGCATATCTCTCGGGTGGAATATTCAGAGACACATTGATACAAGCTAGCATAATCAACTTTGTGGGCTCTAGCGGGGACATAGTTCTTGTTCTCTTCTCTTTGACTACTTCTAGGGATACGTTAATCAGGGACGAGGGCGCTGCAATAGTCTATAGGGGAAAATGTCCAGATATGAGCCGAGCCCGCAAGATAAGAGCACTGGCACCAGCAGGACTAGCTCTCTTCCTAATGCTAACCATCGTGTTGCCGATCCTCATGTTCGCAGCCCAGTTCAGCCTGCAGCGGGCCGACAGGGCTAAGGAAATCCTGCAAGACAAGGGAACAATGACAGTAGACTTATTTGGCCTTGTAGAGGCGAGGGCATCCTTGGTAGACACACCCTCGGGAAAAGTCATATCCTATACTGCGGAGCCAAAGCCCCTATACTTTGCCTTGGCCCTCCTAGTCAGTCTTATAGCTGGCTATATCGGCTGGTTGGCTGAGAAACGTCGAGTCAGGGAGCAAAAATAG
- a CDS encoding type II CAAX prenyl endopeptidase Rce1 family protein → MFKRYTELLYLSLPIFLWPLVFVVLREVFITAMLLATLLLGTLTLLFYREKVHRNLRPTWKSALAGLILSFPLYGIFVFGKIFLTALNLQHSVSNVYTSIYLSSDATLLPFFLTIIGAMEELYWRGGQLAVLEERLKRIHAYMLSISYYTLVHIWTLNISLLLGALTIGIYMAITAKKLGLSASMICHVAWLLETIVLFPLGP, encoded by the coding sequence ATGTTTAAGCGCTATACTGAACTATTGTATCTTTCTCTACCTATATTCCTCTGGCCACTTGTCTTCGTAGTTTTACGTGAAGTCTTCATAACAGCAATGCTTCTCGCTACTCTTCTCCTGGGAACCTTAACTCTCCTATTCTACAGGGAAAAAGTACACAGGAATCTGAGACCCACGTGGAAGAGTGCCCTGGCAGGACTAATTCTCTCGTTCCCCCTCTACGGTATATTTGTCTTTGGAAAAATCTTCCTTACAGCCTTAAACCTACAACACTCTGTCTCAAACGTTTATACAAGCATCTATTTGTCTAGCGACGCCACGCTTCTGCCATTTTTCCTAACAATAATAGGGGCAATGGAGGAGCTATACTGGAGGGGCGGCCAATTAGCAGTCTTAGAAGAAAGGCTTAAGAGGATACATGCCTATATGCTCAGCATATCGTACTACACCCTTGTCCACATATGGACCCTCAACATATCACTTCTACTGGGAGCCCTTACGATAGGCATCTACATGGCCATCACAGCTAAAAAACTGGGCCTGTCAGCTTCGATGATTTGCCACGTGGCTTGGCTGTTAGAAACAATTGTACTCTTCCCTCTGGGACCATAG